A segment of the Desulfovibrionales bacterium genome:
CTAAAATTAGCCTGAGTTGTCAATGAGAATAAGCCGCTATGAAGAAGATTTAGTTTTGTCACCTGGTTGACACATAGATGGAAAATAATGACTGCGATCGGTGGTTATAATTATGGCTGATAAAAAGGCGTTTATACTTGTCGTTGAAGATGAGACTGATATCTCCGGCCTGATTTCCTATAACCTGGAAAAAGCAGGTTTCGAAACGGCCGGGGCCCAGGACGGACGCACAGCGCATTCTCTTATCCAAAAGAGAGCGCCGGATCTCATCCTTCTGGACCTTATGCTTCCGGATGCCGACGGCACGGATATCTGTAAGGGTCTTAAGAGTAATGAGAAAACACGCCATATTCCGGTAATAATGGTAACCGCAAAGGGTGAAGAGATAGACCGGGTGGTAGGTTTTGAATTAGGGGCGGATGATTATATCGTAAAACCTTTTAGC
Coding sequences within it:
- a CDS encoding response regulator, translating into MADKKAFILVVEDETDISGLISYNLEKAGFETAGAQDGRTAHSLIQKRAPDLILLDLMLPDADGTDICKGLKSNEKTRHIPVIMVTAKGEEIDRVVGFELGADDYIVKPFSPRELVLRVKAVLQRISPPEPLPKILDAAGIKVDPERHLVTVDGVPVSLTVTEFNLLHTLLKGRGRVLTREILLDQVWGYHFDGYARTVDT